A window from Prochlorococcus marinus CUG1435 encodes these proteins:
- a CDS encoding CPBP family intramembrane metalloprotease has product MILKNISNSKLTLAFISIVITFFVWQQGLRDSLNRPSVSFDISQKEQEIAELSVQSIPVNLKNFFIIDDPVDQINKSLSNVSFEELTERNKLIRIITSESNDPTIYKNISKDFENKNFKFLIDEIEKKSNNNSYKANSDKFDLFKDDRFLYHLLSRKFDFDDSALITKSFSRKMFLKILAIRLIPLLTILIGSILALKITWTTISLKKFGWKEIKSLDLELIDMVLLIAGGFVVLGEVISPLFSISLVELFSKNISYELSQSLKIFFGYLFMAIPPLWIVYYQIKSLNGEFIFKKDYLQFNFLPIKYAIFQGIKGWLTIVPFVLLISLIMNSLIDNQNGSNPLLEIVLNNNNYLSFFLLFVTTTMLAPLFEEIIFRGILLPTLSRDFGVISGIIVSAFIFALAHLSLGEMPPLFVLGIGLAITRIASGSLFSSVIMHSLWNGLTFLNLFLLRT; this is encoded by the coding sequence ATGATCCTTAAAAATATTTCTAATTCAAAACTCACTTTAGCTTTTATTTCTATCGTCATAACTTTTTTTGTATGGCAACAAGGCTTAAGAGATAGTTTAAATAGACCATCTGTCTCATTTGATATTAGTCAAAAAGAGCAAGAAATTGCTGAATTATCTGTCCAATCAATACCTGTAAATCTTAAAAATTTTTTTATTATTGATGATCCTGTTGATCAAATAAATAAATCACTCTCAAATGTTTCATTTGAAGAGTTAACAGAAAGAAATAAATTAATTCGAATAATTACTTCAGAATCAAATGATCCTACAATCTATAAAAATATATCCAAAGATTTTGAAAATAAAAACTTTAAATTTCTCATTGATGAGATAGAAAAAAAATCTAATAATAATTCATATAAAGCAAATTCTGATAAATTTGATTTATTTAAAGATGATAGATTTTTATATCACCTTTTAAGCCGGAAATTTGATTTTGACGATAGTGCATTAATAACAAAATCATTTTCAAGAAAAATGTTTTTAAAAATATTAGCCATAAGACTGATACCACTTTTAACAATACTTATTGGCTCTATTCTGGCATTAAAAATAACATGGACAACCATATCTTTGAAAAAGTTTGGTTGGAAAGAAATTAAATCCTTAGATTTAGAATTAATAGATATGGTTTTATTAATTGCAGGTGGATTTGTTGTTTTAGGAGAAGTAATATCACCTTTGTTTTCTATCAGTTTGGTTGAACTTTTTTCAAAAAATATCTCATATGAATTGTCTCAATCTTTAAAAATTTTCTTTGGATATCTTTTTATGGCTATTCCGCCATTATGGATAGTTTATTATCAAATTAAATCTTTGAATGGTGAATTTATTTTTAAAAAGGATTATTTACAGTTCAATTTCTTGCCAATAAAATATGCAATTTTTCAAGGAATTAAAGGTTGGTTAACAATTGTTCCTTTTGTTTTGTTGATCTCTTTAATTATGAATAGTCTGATCGATAATCAAAACGGTAGTAACCCTTTGCTGGAAATTGTTCTTAATAATAATAATTACTTATCATTTTTTCTATTATTTGTTACGACAACTATGTTAGCGCCTTTATTTGAAGAGATTATATTTCGCGGTATTTTACTACCGACTCTTTCAAGAGATTTTGGAGTAATTTCGGGCATCATAGTTTCAGCTTTTATCTTTGCATTAGCCCATTTAAGTTTGGGAGAAATGCCGCCATTATTTGTTCTAGGGATTGGATTAGCAATTACAAGAATTGCTTCAGGGAGTTTGTTTTCCTCAGTGATTATGCATTCTTTATGGAATGGATTGACTTTCTTAAATTTGTTCTTATTGAGGACATAA
- a CDS encoding penicillin-binding protein 2 — translation MKKYKKIVRLASLDQRRFKFLYIFSLLLIFCLFGRLVKLQVFNASDLQRKARLIQSSKTNALKKRRAIVDRNNRLIAYDKPLYKLWAHPKYFNFPGDSINRVRSIEEVTEKLSPILDINGEILLSKFNNKISGIKLLDKISEEKAEKIKNLQISGLDLFKYSQRYYPQGEIYSNLVGFVNDENIASAGLELHLDNQIKVFNKSNFIKIGGDGTPLPDNSAPGDFISDYKKLGLTIDSKLQKASFNSLSKQVSKWKAKKGFAIVMDVNDGRILSLVAVPSYDPNKFWQYDSELFRGWYSQDLFEPGSTFKPINLALALEEKVIQKDGVVEDIGKINVGGWTLSNWDKKGNGYIDYPKVLQVSSNVGMVKIMQNLDPTIYWDWLKNLGINKNLETDLFESTAGQLKRKDLFVNQSIEPAVTSFGKGFSISPLKLLQLHAALANGGFEVTPHVTSTFKERFNKNPKKQFFSQEVSETVLEWMESVVDKGSGSGVKIEGYRIAGKTGTSQKALNGSYTSKKVCSFIATLPVNDPKYAVLVVVDEPSKSYAYGSTVAVPVAKEIIESLIVIEKIPPKIKDHGMIVKKP, via the coding sequence ATGAAAAAATATAAAAAAATTGTTCGTTTAGCATCCCTTGATCAAAGAAGATTTAAATTTCTATATATTTTTAGCTTACTCTTAATATTTTGTTTGTTTGGTAGGTTAGTTAAATTGCAAGTCTTTAACGCCTCTGATTTGCAAAGGAAAGCTAGATTAATTCAGTCTTCTAAAACTAATGCCTTAAAAAAAAGGAGAGCGATTGTTGATAGAAATAATAGACTAATTGCTTATGATAAACCGCTCTATAAATTATGGGCCCATCCAAAATATTTTAATTTTCCTGGTGATTCAATTAACAGAGTTCGCAGTATTGAAGAAGTTACAGAAAAATTGTCACCTATCTTGGATATAAATGGTGAAATACTCTTGAGTAAATTTAATAATAAAATAAGTGGTATCAAGCTTTTGGATAAAATTTCCGAAGAAAAGGCAGAAAAGATTAAAAACCTTCAAATAAGCGGACTTGATTTGTTTAAATATTCGCAGAGATATTATCCACAAGGGGAGATTTACTCTAATCTTGTCGGTTTTGTTAATGATGAGAATATAGCTTCAGCAGGTTTAGAGCTTCATTTAGATAATCAAATTAAAGTTTTTAATAAAAGTAATTTTATAAAAATAGGAGGAGATGGAACACCTTTACCGGATAATTCAGCTCCAGGTGATTTTATTTCTGATTACAAAAAATTAGGCCTGACTATAGATTCAAAATTACAGAAAGCGTCATTCAATTCATTATCAAAGCAAGTAAGCAAATGGAAAGCAAAGAAGGGATTCGCCATAGTTATGGACGTTAATGATGGTCGGATTCTCTCCTTAGTTGCAGTCCCGTCGTACGATCCAAATAAATTTTGGCAGTATGATTCTGAACTTTTTAGGGGTTGGTATTCTCAAGATTTATTTGAGCCTGGATCAACTTTTAAACCTATTAATCTTGCCTTAGCTTTAGAAGAAAAAGTAATCCAGAAAGATGGAGTAGTTGAAGATATTGGAAAAATTAATGTTGGAGGATGGACACTTTCAAATTGGGATAAAAAAGGTAATGGATATATTGACTATCCAAAAGTTTTGCAGGTTTCAAGCAATGTTGGGATGGTAAAAATAATGCAAAATTTAGACCCCACAATTTATTGGGATTGGCTCAAAAATTTAGGTATAAATAAAAATTTAGAGACTGACTTATTTGAATCAACTGCTGGCCAGCTTAAAAGAAAAGATTTATTTGTAAATCAATCAATTGAGCCTGCCGTAACTTCTTTTGGTAAAGGGTTTTCAATCTCGCCACTTAAATTGCTTCAACTTCATGCAGCTCTGGCAAATGGAGGGTTTGAAGTAACTCCTCATGTAACCTCAACCTTCAAGGAAAGATTTAATAAAAATCCAAAAAAACAATTTTTTTCACAAGAGGTTTCTGAAACTGTTCTTGAATGGATGGAGAGCGTAGTTGATAAAGGTAGTGGATCTGGAGTGAAAATCGAGGGTTATAGGATTGCTGGAAAAACAGGCACTTCTCAAAAAGCCTTAAATGGTTCGTACACAAGCAAAAAAGTTTGTAGTTTTATTGCGACCTTACCAGTTAATGATCCAAAATATGCTGTACTTGTAGTCGTTGATGAGCCATCTAAATCATATGCATATGGTTCAACTGTTGCTGTACCAGTTGCGAAAGAAATTATCGAGAGTTTGATTGTAATTGAAAAGATACCTCCCAAAATTAAAGATCATGGAATGATTGTTAAAAAACCATAA
- the tal gene encoding transaldolase, which yields MKSILEQLSSMTIVVADTGDLDSIKKFQPRDATTNPSLILAAAKNPDYVKLIDKALESSENSLPKGFSEIELIKETVDQVSVFFGKEILKIISGRVSTEVDARLSFDTEATVEKARKLINLYKNFGIEKERILIKIAATWEGIKAAEILEKEGIKCNLTLLFNFCQAVTCANAKITLISPFVGRILDWHKAKTGKTSFVGAEDPGVISVTQIYKYFKEKGFKTEVMGASFRNLDEIKELAGCDLLTIAPKFLEELKKEKGELVRKLDVSTQINNSIDYEFEEKDFRLSMLEDQMASEKLSEGITGFSKAIEELEELLIKRYSEIKNHKLISTN from the coding sequence ATGAAATCAATTTTAGAACAATTGTCCTCAATGACTATTGTTGTTGCTGATACTGGAGATTTAGATTCAATAAAAAAGTTTCAACCAAGGGACGCCACCACTAATCCATCGCTGATACTTGCTGCTGCCAAGAATCCTGATTATGTGAAACTAATTGATAAAGCCTTAGAAAGTTCAGAAAATTCATTGCCCAAAGGATTCTCGGAAATTGAATTAATCAAAGAAACTGTTGACCAAGTTTCAGTATTTTTTGGAAAAGAAATATTGAAAATTATTTCAGGGCGGGTATCTACAGAAGTTGATGCAAGACTGAGCTTTGACACCGAAGCTACGGTAGAAAAAGCGAGAAAATTGATCAATCTTTACAAAAATTTTGGAATTGAAAAGGAAAGAATTTTGATTAAGATTGCTGCAACTTGGGAGGGAATTAAGGCAGCTGAAATTTTGGAAAAAGAGGGTATTAAGTGCAACTTAACTTTACTTTTTAACTTCTGCCAAGCGGTAACTTGTGCCAATGCAAAGATAACTCTAATTTCTCCATTCGTTGGCCGTATATTAGATTGGCATAAAGCAAAAACTGGTAAAACTAGTTTTGTTGGTGCTGAAGACCCTGGTGTTATTTCGGTTACACAAATATACAAGTACTTTAAAGAAAAGGGATTTAAGACAGAAGTAATGGGAGCGAGTTTTAGAAATCTTGATGAAATAAAAGAATTAGCAGGTTGCGATCTTTTAACAATCGCACCAAAATTTCTTGAGGAACTGAAAAAAGAAAAAGGAGAGTTAGTTAGAAAATTAGATGTAAGTACCCAAATCAATAATTCTATTGACTACGAATTTGAAGAAAAAGATTTCAGATTAAGTATGTTAGAAGATCAAATGGCAAGTGAAAAGCTTAGTGAAGGTATCACTGGATTCAGTAAGGCTATAGAAGAATTGGAAGAGCTGCTAATAAAGAGATATTCAGAGATTAAAAATCATAAGTTGATTTCTACTAACTAA
- a CDS encoding NAD(P)/FAD-dependent oxidoreductase translates to MKGFDVVIIGGGLSGSSTALNLSKKGYSVLIIEKEKFQDYKPCAGGMASSMQKFLPLDITDSIESKIKNVEFRWKASDNVIADLSGESPFWIIKREKLDQLLLDESLSNGVQIIKPLLIEKITKKNEKWEISCNNKKKYIAEFLVIADGSQSKWASFFNLGPRKPKFANTISLRLKGLGEIPKDAVRFEFGFIKYGFAWAFPLKESLNIGLGTFINNGLLENQAINKQVIRSFGFDDFPHKTISKKLRIWNGFHSINGDKVLAVGDAASLCDPFLAEGIRPSLISSFYAAEYIDQCLSGKVDDLNLYTKKINNIWGKSMAWGRRIAQVFYRFPRTGYKLGVKRKTAPKRIAQILSGEMSYEDIAKRVIRRLLTKNAT, encoded by the coding sequence TTGAAAGGATTTGACGTCGTAATAATTGGTGGAGGTTTATCAGGATCTTCTACAGCTCTTAACCTATCAAAAAAAGGATATTCAGTTTTAATTATTGAAAAAGAAAAATTCCAAGATTACAAACCATGTGCTGGGGGGATGGCATCTTCAATGCAAAAATTTCTCCCTCTGGACATTACAGATTCCATTGAATCAAAAATTAAGAATGTTGAATTCAGATGGAAAGCTTCAGACAATGTAATTGCTGATCTTTCCGGTGAATCGCCATTTTGGATTATCAAAAGAGAGAAACTTGATCAATTATTACTTGATGAATCCTTGAGTAATGGAGTTCAAATAATAAAACCATTATTGATAGAAAAAATCACAAAAAAAAATGAGAAATGGGAAATTTCTTGCAATAACAAAAAAAAATATATTGCAGAATTTCTAGTAATTGCAGATGGTTCACAATCGAAATGGGCGAGTTTTTTCAATTTAGGGCCAAGAAAACCGAAATTTGCCAACACAATCTCATTAAGATTAAAAGGGTTAGGTGAAATACCTAAAGATGCAGTTAGATTTGAATTTGGATTTATAAAATATGGTTTTGCATGGGCATTCCCCCTAAAAGAAAGCTTAAATATTGGTTTAGGTACTTTTATAAATAATGGTCTTCTAGAAAATCAGGCTATAAATAAACAAGTAATCAGAAGCTTCGGTTTTGATGATTTTCCTCATAAAACAATTAGTAAGAAACTGAGAATATGGAATGGCTTCCACTCAATTAATGGTGACAAAGTTTTAGCGGTTGGAGATGCAGCATCTTTATGTGATCCATTTTTAGCTGAAGGAATTAGACCATCTTTAATTAGCAGTTTTTATGCTGCAGAATACATAGATCAGTGCCTTTCAGGAAAAGTGGATGATTTAAATCTTTATACGAAAAAAATTAATAACATTTGGGGGAAATCAATGGCCTGGGGCAGGAGAATAGCCCAAGTATTTTATAGATTTCCCAGAACTGGATATAAATTAGGTGTCAAAAGAAAAACAGCACCTAAACGTATTGCCCAAATATTATCAGGAGAAATGAGTTATGAAGATATTGCAAAAAGAGTTATCAGAAGACTTTTAACAAAAAATGCGACTTAA
- the frr gene encoding ribosome recycling factor, which yields MKAQEIQENMNKSIEATQRNFNTIRTGRANASLLDRISVEYYGAETPIKSLASISTVDSQTISIQPFDISCLQAIEKSISMSDLGITPNNDGKVIRINVPPLTEERRKEFCKLASKYAEEGKVALRNIRRDAVDKEKKDEKDGLISIDESRDNQAEIQKITDKFITLIETKLSEKETEILKV from the coding sequence ATGAAAGCACAAGAAATTCAAGAAAATATGAATAAAAGTATTGAAGCCACTCAAAGAAACTTTAATACTATAAGAACTGGCAGAGCTAATGCCTCACTTCTAGACAGGATAAGTGTTGAGTACTATGGTGCAGAAACTCCAATCAAATCTCTCGCCTCAATAAGTACTGTTGATTCGCAAACGATTTCAATACAACCGTTCGATATTTCATGTTTACAAGCGATAGAAAAATCTATTTCAATGAGCGATTTAGGTATTACTCCAAATAATGATGGGAAAGTAATAAGAATAAATGTTCCTCCCTTAACAGAGGAAAGAAGAAAGGAATTTTGTAAATTAGCCTCCAAATATGCAGAAGAAGGAAAAGTAGCTTTGAGGAATATTAGAAGAGATGCTGTTGACAAAGAAAAAAAAGACGAAAAAGATGGTCTTATTTCTATCGACGAATCGAGAGATAATCAAGCTGAAATTCAAAAAATTACTGATAAATTTATTACTCTAATAGAAACTAAATTGTCTGAAAAAGAGACGGAAATTTTAAAAGTTTGA
- a CDS encoding UMP kinase: MTYKRVLLKLSGEALMGEKPYGIDPAIVQSIAEDVSKVVENNVQLAIVVGGGNIFRGLKGSADGMDRATADYVGMLATVMNAISLQDGLERVGVATRVQTAIEMQEIAEPYIRRRAMRHLEKGRVVVFGGGCGNPFFTTDTTAALRAAEINAEVVMKATKVDGVYNCDPNKFQDAKKFSTLSYQQVLSDEIAVMDSTAIALCKDNNIPIMVFDIFKKGNISKAVAGEPIGSLIS, encoded by the coding sequence ATGACTTACAAAAGAGTTCTTTTAAAACTTAGTGGTGAAGCACTAATGGGTGAAAAACCTTATGGCATCGATCCTGCTATTGTTCAGTCAATTGCAGAAGACGTTTCAAAAGTAGTCGAAAATAATGTACAACTTGCAATAGTTGTTGGAGGTGGGAATATTTTTAGAGGTCTTAAAGGGTCTGCAGATGGTATGGATAGAGCAACGGCTGATTATGTTGGAATGCTAGCAACAGTAATGAATGCCATTTCACTTCAAGATGGCTTGGAAAGGGTAGGAGTAGCAACTAGAGTTCAAACTGCAATAGAAATGCAAGAAATTGCGGAACCTTATATTAGAAGAAGAGCCATGAGACACCTAGAAAAAGGAAGGGTTGTGGTTTTCGGAGGTGGATGCGGAAACCCATTTTTTACAACTGACACTACAGCTGCTCTTAGAGCAGCAGAGATTAATGCTGAAGTTGTCATGAAGGCTACCAAAGTTGATGGAGTATATAATTGTGATCCCAATAAATTTCAAGATGCAAAGAAATTTTCTACTCTTAGTTATCAGCAAGTTCTTAGTGATGAAATTGCAGTAATGGACAGTACTGCAATTGCGCTTTGCAAAGACAATAATATTCCCATTATGGTATTTGATATATTCAAAAAAGGGAACATTTCCAAAGCTGTTGCCGGGGAACCAATAGGTTCATTAATTAGTTAA
- the cobO gene encoding cob(I)yrinic acid a,c-diamide adenosyltransferase, producing MQEEPFPSEKKIFNLDSQAKELGMGGKISPESDESLYKRRMQQRKDIQAERLRIRKTKKGLLIVFTGNGKGKTTAALGMALRTIGHGYKVAIIQFIKGGWNTGEEKALKNLSSNISWHSLGEGFTWETQDRIRDEKLVQEAWELAKKYIMNEAYKLIILDEVNIATKLGYLASEEIITFLKSLNNRKNHVVLTGRGASDSIINYADLVTEMAIIRHPFKEQGIKAQKCVEF from the coding sequence ATGCAAGAAGAACCTTTCCCTTCCGAGAAAAAAATATTTAATCTTGATAGTCAAGCTAAAGAGCTTGGCATGGGAGGCAAAATATCCCCAGAGAGCGATGAGAGCTTATATAAAAGAAGGATGCAACAAAGAAAAGATATTCAAGCTGAAAGACTGCGAATCAGAAAAACGAAAAAAGGATTATTAATAGTCTTTACTGGGAATGGTAAAGGTAAAACAACTGCAGCTTTAGGTATGGCCTTGAGAACCATAGGGCACGGTTATAAAGTGGCAATAATTCAATTTATTAAAGGAGGTTGGAATACCGGAGAAGAAAAGGCACTTAAAAATTTGTCTTCAAACATATCTTGGCATTCATTAGGAGAGGGATTTACTTGGGAGACGCAAGATAGGATTAGGGATGAAAAATTAGTTCAGGAAGCTTGGGAACTGGCCAAAAAATATATCATGAATGAAGCTTATAAACTTATAATACTTGATGAAGTTAATATAGCCACAAAACTTGGCTATCTTGCTTCAGAAGAAATAATTACCTTTTTAAAAAGCTTAAATAATAGAAAAAATCATGTTGTTTTAACTGGAAGAGGAGCATCTGATTCAATTATCAATTACGCTGATCTAGTTACAGAGATGGCAATTATAAGACATCCTTTCAAAGAACAAGGAATAAAAGCGCAAAAGTGCGTTGAGTTCTAG
- a CDS encoding site-specific integrase — translation MNVIQEINNVNDKFATQGSKLRIEKRGAKLNIRGSLPSKEDKSNFKIQRISLGLNADIYGLEEAKKKLQLINLQLELNQFDWINWIVNTNKKELKNDFKFPDRLNQFEEFFFKESKSEYLSSTRKTTWRSSYKPYMKRILNFYNECVGEDLEKIFQKTLESYQEGSRSRKQCATSLSVLAKFLEIKLPDDWKLNSKGYGLNKAGFRDLPTDEVIEKLWEKIPNKSWKFVFGLMATYGLRNHEVFFCDLSSLTSFGDKIIRVLPTTKTGEHQVWPFHPEWVEKFELSKLGENPELLPNINNDLKITTLQKIGKKITDQFKRYSLQIKPYDLRHAWAVRTIFYDLPDTVAARMMGHSVSLHTQTYHHWITKRDQQQAVNNALLKVKRSKSI, via the coding sequence ATGAACGTAATTCAGGAAATAAATAATGTCAATGATAAATTTGCAACTCAAGGCAGCAAACTAAGAATTGAAAAAAGAGGAGCGAAACTGAATATTAGAGGTTCATTACCTTCAAAAGAAGATAAGAGCAACTTTAAAATTCAGAGAATATCTCTTGGTTTGAATGCTGATATATATGGATTAGAGGAAGCCAAGAAAAAATTACAATTAATCAATTTACAATTGGAATTAAATCAATTTGACTGGATTAATTGGATAGTTAACACCAATAAAAAAGAATTAAAAAATGATTTTAAATTTCCAGATAGATTAAATCAATTTGAGGAATTTTTTTTTAAAGAAAGTAAAAGTGAATATTTAAGCAGCACAAGAAAAACTACTTGGAGAAGTTCTTACAAACCTTATATGAAAAGAATCCTCAATTTTTATAATGAATGTGTTGGTGAAGATTTAGAAAAAATATTTCAAAAAACACTTGAAAGTTATCAAGAAGGAAGCAGAAGTAGAAAACAATGCGCGACTTCTTTAAGTGTTTTAGCTAAGTTTTTGGAAATTAAACTTCCAGATGATTGGAAATTAAATTCTAAAGGATATGGTTTAAATAAAGCAGGATTTAGGGATCTCCCAACTGACGAAGTGATAGAGAAACTTTGGGAGAAGATACCAAACAAATCTTGGAAATTTGTTTTTGGTTTAATGGCAACATATGGATTGAGAAATCATGAAGTATTTTTTTGTGATTTAAGTTCTCTAACTAGTTTTGGAGACAAAATTATTAGAGTTTTACCTACGACTAAAACAGGCGAGCATCAAGTTTGGCCATTCCATCCTGAATGGGTAGAAAAGTTCGAATTATCAAAACTTGGTGAAAATCCAGAGCTACTACCAAATATTAATAATGATCTTAAGATTACAACCTTACAGAAAATTGGAAAGAAAATTACAGACCAGTTTAAGCGCTACTCTTTACAAATAAAACCTTACGATCTCAGGCATGCCTGGGCAGTTAGAACAATCTTTTATGATTTACCTGATACTGTAGCTGCGAGAATGATGGGTCATTCGGTTAGTCTACATACTCAAACTTATCACCACTGGATTACTAAAAGAGATCAACAACAAGCCGTTAATAATGCTCTTTTAAAAGTTAAGAGATCTAAAAGTATTTAA
- a CDS encoding ferrochelatase, translating to MDKVGVLLMNLGGPERINDVGPFLYNLFSDPEIIRTPFPAFQKPLAWLISTLRSTTSQQAYLSIGGGSPIRRITEQQARELQSKLRDKGLNATTYIAMRYWHPFTESAIADMKADGIDQIVVLPLYPHFSISTSGSSFRELKKLRDSDSDFKKIPMRCIRSWFSQAGYLKSMVELISEQISLCESPSNAHIFFTAHGVPKSYVEEAGDPYKQQIEDCSLLIIDELEKYLGHSNSYTLSYQSRVGPVEWLKPYTEEVLEDLGRSKVNDLIVVPISFVGEHIETLQEIDIEYKEIAEKAGIKNFRRVKALNTHPTFIEGLSDLVFSCLEGPLVNIEEASQLPEKVKLYPQEKWQWGWNNSSEVWNGRVAMIVFLILFIELISGSGPLHSLGIL from the coding sequence ATGGATAAAGTAGGCGTCTTACTAATGAATTTAGGAGGGCCTGAACGTATTAATGATGTAGGTCCATTCTTATATAATCTTTTTTCTGATCCAGAGATAATCAGGACCCCTTTTCCTGCTTTTCAGAAACCTTTAGCTTGGTTAATTAGTACGCTTAGAAGTACTACTTCTCAACAAGCTTATCTCTCTATAGGCGGCGGTTCTCCTATAAGAAGGATAACTGAACAACAAGCAAGAGAATTGCAATCTAAATTAAGGGATAAAGGGTTGAATGCTACTACCTATATAGCTATGAGGTATTGGCACCCTTTTACAGAATCAGCAATAGCTGATATGAAAGCAGATGGTATAGATCAAATTGTTGTATTACCTTTGTATCCACATTTTTCTATCAGTACAAGTGGTTCAAGCTTCAGGGAACTAAAAAAATTACGTGATTCTGATAGTGATTTTAAGAAAATTCCTATGAGATGTATAAGAAGTTGGTTCAGTCAAGCAGGTTATTTAAAGTCAATGGTTGAATTGATTTCCGAACAAATTTCACTTTGTGAATCACCTTCTAATGCTCATATATTTTTTACTGCTCATGGAGTTCCTAAGAGTTATGTAGAGGAAGCTGGAGACCCATATAAACAACAAATTGAGGATTGTTCTTTATTGATAATAGATGAGTTGGAAAAATATTTAGGTCATAGCAATTCTTATACACTTTCTTATCAAAGTAGAGTTGGCCCAGTTGAATGGTTGAAGCCTTACACAGAAGAAGTGTTAGAAGATCTTGGAAGGTCTAAAGTCAATGATTTGATTGTTGTCCCCATAAGTTTTGTTGGAGAGCATATTGAAACATTGCAAGAAATTGATATTGAATATAAAGAAATCGCTGAAAAAGCTGGTATAAAAAACTTTCGCAGGGTTAAGGCTTTAAATACTCATCCTACTTTTATTGAGGGTCTTAGTGATCTGGTATTTTCTTGTTTGGAAGGACCTCTTGTTAATATTGAAGAGGCTTCGCAGTTGCCTGAAAAAGTTAAACTTTATCCTCAAGAGAAATGGCAATGGGGTTGGAATAATAGTTCTGAGGTTTGGAATGGGAGAGTTGCCATGATAGTTTTTCTCATACTTTTTATTGAACTCATTTCAGGTTCTGGTCCATTACATAGTTTAGGAATTTTATAA